Within Nematostella vectensis chromosome 1, jaNemVect1.1, whole genome shotgun sequence, the genomic segment AATGTTTTACagttttacttttttctcttGTATTTTGCTGTATCAGCGTTCTTTCTCTCGCATATTTTCAATAAACTAAACTTATTTTTCAATGTTTTCTACGATTTTTCAAGGCTTTCATAAAAGCAGAATAGCATTTTCAATTCCTAGTAATCTCCAATTCTCAGTAAAAAGTGTGAATAATTGGACAAACTTGTCTTAAGAAGTTTACTTTGAAggaatttaataataatttgtaaacaaatgctttttATTGAGCTTCTGTGTGTCAACAAGCTCGCACAACAACCCAAGTAGTGATGCTATCCTGGGTCATTCCACGTAACTCTCTAAGGAGAAAGAACTATAGCTGCTCGTCTGAACATGACTAAGATTTCCACCGCTCTGTTGCTTCTTTTCAGTGCCCTTTTACACGGTAGGTTTAAAGAATCGCTCTGAGATTACAAAATACATGTGTGGGAGTACAGAGtacattttacttttttgtatATGGCATAAATTTGTTAGCTCGGGGTAGGTTAAAACATATAGAGACCATATATACTGTTATTGTCAAAAATAAAGCGAACGTTCCCCAGGTAAGCTAGACATTACCTAAATTCAAAGCGCGAATTACAACAGTAGAAAAAGGGAAGACAACGGGGACATGCATCAAAGAGGTCATTTATATGGAATGAATGAAGGGGAAAGGATAAATGAAGCCATCTTCTTAGCTAGTTTGAGcattttttgttgtgttttagaAGTTAAAACATGTCAAAATTTCTCCCTCCCTACGTTGAGGCCAACTACGCCTCCCTTGAAATAAAGTATAAGACGCTCATGATTATAGGTATGATATACTGATATATGCAGAGCCATTTTTAGTTCAAGGGGAATGGAGGAAGATCAACTATGCGCCCGTGTGTTTTGAGGGACGCGGTAACCGCCCGGGTCACCTGATGTACGCCGGTGGAACGGGGCACCTTGTGGGTGCCATGAAGCTCGAGTGGCGGAGTGGCGTGATGCGATGTGTGTCTGACGTCGCGCACAACAGCAAGTGGGGGTGCTACCAACACAACTCTTTCAAGAGCTACCCTTTTAATGTGATCGTGACTGATAGCAGCGACGAAATCATCTACCCATCTCCTGAATACATCAAACACTGGTCTGGCCTGTGGTGAGTCAACCCACCCCAGCCCCCACATAAGCCTAGATACATAATtccggatttttttttttttaggtttttagaaaatttcaggattttaagaaaattatttagGGGTTTAGGAATTTTAGGTAAAATTCCTACCAAATACTGCCGATTTTCGAAAGAAATGTGATTCTTTCAACTGAATAGATTGTCAAAAACGTTGTCAATAACCTTGCTTGGCTATTTAGTTACTGTCACACAACTGTACAAAAAGTACCGGTCAGCGGCTTTGGCCATATTTCCAGAATGCATTGTTGGCTTGTTTGCTTTACTGGTAGGAGAGTCAGTATTTAGAAGTTAGAAGTTTAGTTTGTAAAACATGTGTAAACCGTGGAAATTTATTTCTTTCGATGCGAATAATGTTGACTTGCGCATTTTAcacaaagaataaaaaaaatacaacataaaGAAATACTTCTTTTAATTAAGGGAAGAATGGCATGgcctttagcagccaaaatacagtaaatgattGAGGCatcatctaaaatacaggagaaaatgccttgaaagtctcttttgggccccctcctatTAAAAATTATACCTACGCCGCTGTACATCAAACACTGGTCTATGGCTTGTGAGTAAACCcacccagcccccccccctgaatACGTCAAACAATGGAAAGGTCTGGTGAGTCAAGTGACAACGTGTTTTGAATTAAGTGTATGCTCAAGCATGGTCGACTTTTTCATTACATTGCTAATTTTGCTATCTAAATCATtggatagtttttttttatcagtatCAGTAAACGATATGGAGGGGATGTGTCGGTGGATCGCCACGATCATGGTCAGTTGTGATGGGTGGAAAAGCACATAGAACTTATCAAGTCTAAATTTTCGACCtacaatattatattttatttccaaGGTATTATCTGCCTAGCCAGGACGAAAAGGAGTCCGACGCTCTGGTCTTCAGTGACTTTGAGTCGCCGTTCTATTTGAGACCGGTGATGGAGTTGAAGCTGTGGTACGGAGAGGACCTGAAGGACTGGTCCGAGACAGACAATCAGGGCCGAGTCTGCGTTGATGTCTTCATCTGGCCAGTGGTTGAACCCTCCATGGGAGAAAATTCGTCTTCGATCTCGCCCGCTAGTGGTGCCGAGAAAGCTAGAGCAATTGGTATTCTTACGGATCTGAAAACCTCATTGGAAGAAGTGATAAATAAAAAGTGGTGATCATAGAGAGGGGAAAGAAATTGTTATAATGTTGCTGAAATATCCTGATTAAAGTAGTTGAAAGACCTCCGCTTTGtttattgtcattattatcGTAACcttgtggggggaggggaagggggggccCGAGGGATGGTAGTTTCAAGGGGGGACCCGAGTTGACATACATACAGACTCTACATAAGTTACAGTTGTAGAATTTCGTCTTTTATCGAGCAACTGATTTATACATGTAACGGCGCTCGATTCAGAAGAAAAGGTAGAGTCAACAGTGGGCATTCGAAATCTGGGGGATGGGTCCTCCCCCTGCTATCGCAGTATAAAAACAAGACTTAGATTCTTGCTTGCACGTGCTATAGCAACTGAATGCACGCGAAGCTTCATAGGGGTGTTATACACGGGATTACATGCAACAAAAAGTTTTCGCGATAAATTGTATCGTGGATAGTTTTTGACCGTGTGAGAAT encodes:
- the LOC116619360 gene encoding uncharacterized protein LOC116619360 translates to MTKISTALLLLFSALLHVQGEWRKINYAPVCFEGRGNRPGHLMYAGGTGHLVGAMKLEWRSGVMRCVSDVAHNSKWGCYQHNSFKSYPFNVIVTDSSDEIIYPSPEYIKHWSGLWYYLPSQDEKESDALVFSDFESPFYLRPVMELKLWYGEDLKDWSETDNQGRVCVDVFIWPVVEPSMGENSSSISPASGAEKARAIGILTDLKTSLEEVINKKW